One Arthrobacter sp. StoSoilB19 DNA window includes the following coding sequences:
- a CDS encoding ABC transporter ATP-binding protein produces MTTSAHAHTALNRQNITSAPAVQALSLAKTYGRGATRVSALREVSVTFDAGRFTAIMGPSGSGKSTLMHCLAGLDTADSGRILVGGTDITALNDKQLTTLRRDRIGFVFQAFNLVPTLTAEQNITLPLALANKATDAAWFDTVVATLGLKDRLRHRPHELSGGQQQRVAVARALLTRPDVVFGDEPTGNLDSTAGGEVLALLRRSSREMGQTIIMVTHDPVAASYADRVVLMSDGGLVGEIAEPTAGSVLAALGKLGG; encoded by the coding sequence ATGACAACTTCCGCGCATGCCCATACTGCTTTGAACAGGCAAAACATCACCTCCGCTCCCGCCGTGCAGGCCCTCTCCCTGGCCAAGACGTACGGCCGCGGCGCCACCCGCGTCAGCGCCCTGCGTGAGGTCAGCGTCACATTCGATGCCGGCCGCTTCACCGCAATAATGGGCCCTTCCGGCTCCGGAAAGTCCACCCTGATGCACTGCCTCGCCGGCCTGGACACCGCGGACTCCGGACGGATCCTGGTGGGCGGGACGGACATCACGGCCCTGAACGACAAGCAGCTCACCACTCTTCGCCGCGACAGGATCGGATTTGTCTTCCAGGCCTTTAACCTCGTGCCGACGCTGACAGCCGAACAGAACATCACGCTGCCGCTGGCACTGGCAAACAAGGCCACCGACGCCGCCTGGTTCGACACAGTGGTGGCCACGCTTGGCCTTAAGGACAGGCTCCGGCACCGGCCGCACGAGCTCTCCGGCGGTCAACAGCAGCGGGTGGCCGTGGCCCGGGCCCTGCTGACCCGGCCCGACGTGGTGTTCGGGGACGAACCTACCGGCAACCTTGATTCGACCGCCGGCGGCGAGGTCCTGGCACTGCTGCGCCGCAGCAGCCGGGAAATGGGCCAGACGATCATCATGGTCACCCACGATCCGGTGGCGGCCAGCTACGCCGACCGCGTGGTCCTGATGAGTGACGGCGGTCTGGTGGGCGAGATCGCCGAGCCCACCGCCGGGTCCGTCCTCGCTGCCCTCGGCAAGCTGGGAGGCTGA
- a CDS encoding FtsX family ABC transporter permease codes for MLRVAFSQFQSHSRRFIAVGLAVMLSVAFLSTTLMMGASTRASLGASLGEAYSKAGLIATPDTGTFNDAALAAVRAVPGVTEAYGRMEAYTEFTAGGQEVFAQARNLAPMALETAAVTYGALPESADGVAVDGAAAARYGLRIGDSLTLRAPGGATTVAMTVTGILRGSNDPFTSALPQIVAGTPAVSALAAGARDPQGGTGAGAGYGTIQLALASGIDAATTSKNVLAALTGVGAGAQVKTADEQVTAQVAMMTGGQDELTIILLAFAGVALIVSGLVVTNTFAVLVAQRTRELALLRCLGACRSQVRNSVLAEALVVGLVSSAAGVLAAVALMAALIGWAGTQPDMAFATMAVPSSSVIAGLAVGTFLTLGAALVPAKAATAVAPLAALRPADDAGIGNRRGRVRLVLGLAALALGIPLLALGAAGVMLVVAFAGGVLSFVGVLLCATLFVPQLVGLAGRLASPAGVPGKLAALNAVRNPARTSVTAAALLIGVTLVSLMMTGAATARQAFDDALAGTYPVDMAITGGALTALERDAVARIDGVATAALLPVAGTMAGEGMDSPVYALDAAEAGRLLRDTTITLEPGRIYLPEGSPAGSVEVNGAAGRATLEAVVLRTRNIPALVSTDTARQSGLTGSGVAPTDSARTDGTGPAASAVWLRLADAPGGAPLSADRIKDIQSAVAQAAGVSAGAVSGAAIERVTFNEVIDVLLLVVTGLLGVAVLIALIGVANTLSLSVLERTRENSLLRALGLTKGQLRGMLALEAALVAGVAAVIGAVLGSVYGWLGARSALGSLAEVTPSVPWLQLLGVLAVAVVAGLLASVIPARRAARLSPVQGLAAA; via the coding sequence GTGCTGCGCGTTGCCTTCTCGCAATTCCAGTCCCACAGCCGCCGGTTCATTGCCGTCGGCCTGGCGGTGATGCTGTCAGTGGCGTTCCTGTCCACCACCCTGATGATGGGGGCGAGTACCCGTGCTTCGCTGGGTGCCAGCCTCGGAGAGGCCTACAGCAAGGCCGGCCTCATCGCCACCCCGGACACGGGAACCTTCAACGATGCCGCCCTGGCAGCAGTCCGTGCGGTACCTGGCGTGACCGAGGCCTATGGCCGGATGGAGGCGTACACCGAGTTCACCGCCGGCGGCCAGGAGGTGTTTGCGCAGGCCCGGAACCTGGCGCCGATGGCCTTGGAAACCGCGGCCGTGACCTACGGCGCCCTCCCGGAGAGTGCTGACGGCGTTGCGGTGGACGGGGCTGCCGCCGCCCGCTACGGGCTGCGCATCGGCGACTCCCTGACCCTCAGGGCCCCCGGCGGCGCCACAACCGTGGCCATGACCGTCACCGGGATCCTTCGCGGCAGCAACGACCCCTTCACCTCTGCCCTCCCGCAGATCGTCGCCGGGACACCGGCCGTCAGTGCCCTGGCAGCCGGTGCCCGGGACCCGCAAGGTGGTACCGGCGCCGGCGCCGGCTACGGGACCATCCAGTTGGCCCTGGCTTCAGGCATCGACGCCGCCACAACCAGCAAGAACGTGCTGGCGGCGCTCACCGGCGTCGGCGCCGGCGCGCAGGTCAAAACAGCAGACGAACAGGTCACCGCCCAGGTGGCGATGATGACCGGAGGCCAGGATGAACTGACAATCATCCTGCTGGCGTTCGCCGGGGTCGCCCTGATTGTCTCCGGCCTGGTGGTGACCAACACCTTCGCGGTGCTGGTGGCCCAACGCACCAGGGAACTGGCGCTGCTCAGGTGCCTGGGGGCGTGCCGGAGCCAGGTACGCAACTCGGTCCTGGCCGAAGCCCTGGTGGTGGGCCTGGTGTCCTCTGCGGCTGGTGTGCTCGCCGCCGTCGCCCTGATGGCTGCCCTGATCGGCTGGGCCGGGACGCAGCCGGACATGGCGTTTGCCACCATGGCCGTCCCGTCGTCGTCCGTCATTGCGGGGCTGGCAGTAGGCACATTCCTGACCCTGGGCGCCGCCCTGGTTCCCGCGAAAGCTGCCACGGCCGTGGCTCCGCTTGCTGCCCTGCGGCCGGCTGACGATGCCGGAATCGGGAACCGGCGCGGCCGAGTGCGACTGGTGCTGGGCCTTGCCGCCCTTGCCCTTGGTATTCCGTTGCTGGCCCTCGGCGCCGCGGGCGTGATGCTGGTGGTGGCCTTCGCCGGCGGCGTGCTCTCCTTCGTCGGAGTCCTGCTCTGCGCCACCCTGTTCGTCCCGCAGCTGGTGGGCCTGGCGGGACGGTTGGCCTCCCCTGCCGGCGTCCCCGGGAAGCTGGCCGCACTCAATGCCGTCCGCAACCCGGCCCGGACTTCCGTCACCGCTGCCGCCCTCCTGATCGGCGTCACGCTGGTGTCCCTCATGATGACCGGGGCTGCCACTGCCCGCCAGGCGTTTGATGACGCCCTCGCCGGTACCTACCCCGTGGATATGGCCATCACCGGGGGTGCACTGACAGCCCTCGAGCGTGACGCAGTAGCACGGATCGACGGCGTCGCTACTGCGGCCTTGCTGCCGGTAGCAGGCACCATGGCCGGCGAAGGCATGGACAGCCCCGTCTATGCCCTCGACGCGGCGGAGGCCGGCCGGCTGCTCCGCGACACCACTATTACCCTTGAACCGGGCAGGATCTACCTGCCCGAAGGCTCCCCGGCCGGATCCGTTGAGGTCAACGGCGCCGCCGGACGGGCCACCTTGGAAGCCGTGGTGCTGCGGACCCGCAACATCCCGGCCCTGGTGTCCACCGACACCGCCCGCCAGTCGGGCCTGACGGGCAGTGGCGTTGCCCCAACAGACAGTGCGCGGACCGATGGCACCGGCCCCGCGGCCAGTGCCGTCTGGCTGCGCCTGGCGGACGCTCCCGGCGGCGCACCGCTGTCCGCAGACCGGATCAAGGACATCCAGTCCGCTGTTGCCCAGGCAGCAGGCGTGTCCGCGGGTGCGGTCAGCGGCGCCGCCATAGAGCGGGTCACCTTCAATGAGGTCATCGACGTACTGCTCCTAGTGGTCACGGGCCTATTGGGGGTGGCGGTGCTGATCGCGCTGATCGGCGTGGCCAATACACTGTCGCTGTCCGTGCTCGAACGGACCAGGGAGAACTCCCTGCTCCGGGCGCTGGGCCTTACCAAAGGCCAGCTGCGGGGCATGCTGGCCCTTGAGGCAGCCCTGGTGGCCGGCGTCGCCGCAGTGATTGGTGCTGTCCTGGGCAGCGTCTATGGCTGGCTGGGGGCGCGGTCCGCCCTCGGCAGCCTGGCCGAGGTCACACCCTCCGTCCCTTGGCTGCAGTTGTTGGGGGTACTGGCCGTGGCCGTGGTCGCCGGCCTGCTGGCGTCGGTCATTCCTGCCCGGCGTGCGGCACGGCTGTCGCCTGTCCAGGGGCTTGCCGCCGCATAG
- the metG gene encoding methionine--tRNA ligase: MTAPEKTPFYITTAITYPNGVPHIGHAYEYIATDAMARFKRLDGYDVMFLTGTDEHGMKIAQTAEKEGVTPKELVDRNAEVYMAAHAALGISYDRFIRTTDEDHYAASQAIWKKMEANGDIYLSKYEGWYSVRDEAFYGEDDTVVKDDGVRYSKETDTEVTWTAEESYFFRLSAYQDKLLALYESHPEFGAPQYRFNEVISFVKRGLEDLSISRTTFDWGVPVPGNDKHVMYVWVDALTNYLTGVGYPDVDSDKFRKYWPADVHIIGKDISRFHAIYWPAFLMSAGLDLPKRVMIHGFLHNNGVKMSKSLGNVVAPADFVARYGLDQVRFFFLREVPFGADGSYNHEAIVGRMNADLANNFGNLAQRSLSMVAKNCGASVPTPGEFTAADQAILDQANGLLDAARAAFDKQEFSRALEAVWGVLHHTNAYFADQAPWVLRKTDVERMNTVLYVTLEVLRIVAILAQPVMPNATAKLLDALGQAEGEARQFAAIASPIVPGTALPAPTPVFPKFEEPAEA; encoded by the coding sequence GTGACTGCTCCAGAAAAAACGCCGTTCTACATCACCACGGCCATCACCTACCCCAACGGTGTGCCGCACATCGGTCATGCCTACGAGTACATAGCCACCGACGCCATGGCGCGCTTCAAGCGGCTGGACGGTTATGACGTGATGTTCCTGACCGGCACGGACGAGCACGGCATGAAGATTGCCCAGACCGCGGAGAAGGAGGGCGTCACGCCCAAGGAGCTGGTGGACCGGAACGCGGAGGTCTACATGGCCGCGCACGCCGCGCTGGGCATCAGCTACGACCGCTTCATCCGCACCACGGACGAGGACCACTACGCTGCCTCGCAGGCCATCTGGAAGAAGATGGAAGCGAACGGGGACATCTACCTCTCCAAGTACGAGGGCTGGTACTCCGTCCGGGACGAAGCCTTCTATGGCGAGGATGACACCGTGGTCAAGGACGACGGCGTGCGCTACTCGAAAGAGACGGACACTGAGGTGACGTGGACGGCGGAGGAGAGCTACTTCTTCCGGCTGTCCGCCTACCAGGACAAACTGCTGGCACTGTATGAATCCCACCCGGAATTCGGCGCGCCGCAGTACCGGTTCAACGAGGTCATCAGCTTCGTCAAGCGCGGGCTGGAGGATCTGTCCATCAGCCGGACCACGTTCGACTGGGGCGTTCCCGTGCCCGGCAACGACAAGCACGTCATGTATGTCTGGGTGGACGCGCTGACCAACTACCTCACGGGCGTCGGTTACCCGGATGTGGACTCGGACAAGTTCCGGAAGTACTGGCCCGCCGACGTCCACATCATCGGCAAGGACATCTCCCGGTTCCACGCCATCTACTGGCCCGCCTTCCTGATGAGCGCAGGGCTGGATCTGCCCAAGCGGGTCATGATCCACGGGTTCCTGCACAACAACGGGGTCAAGATGTCCAAGTCCCTGGGCAACGTGGTGGCTCCTGCCGATTTCGTTGCCCGCTATGGGCTGGACCAGGTGCGGTTCTTCTTCCTCCGCGAAGTCCCGTTCGGGGCCGATGGCAGCTACAACCATGAGGCCATCGTGGGGCGCATGAACGCGGACTTGGCGAACAACTTCGGCAACCTCGCACAGCGGTCGCTGTCCATGGTGGCGAAGAACTGCGGCGCCTCGGTTCCCACCCCCGGAGAGTTCACGGCTGCGGACCAGGCCATCCTTGACCAGGCCAACGGCCTGCTGGACGCCGCCCGCGCCGCCTTCGACAAGCAGGAATTCAGCCGCGCCCTGGAAGCTGTCTGGGGCGTGCTGCACCACACCAACGCCTACTTCGCCGATCAGGCGCCCTGGGTCCTGCGGAAGACCGACGTCGAACGCATGAACACCGTCCTGTACGTGACCCTGGAGGTCCTGCGGATCGTGGCCATCCTGGCCCAGCCGGTCATGCCCAACGCCACGGCCAAGCTCCTGGACGCCCTGGGCCAGGCAGAAGGTGAAGCCCGCCAGTTCGCCGCCATCGCCAGCCCGATCGTCCCGGGAACGGCACTGCCGGCTCCCACTCCTGTGTTCCCCAAGTTCGAGGAACCGGCCGAAGCCTGA
- a CDS encoding ATP-binding cassette domain-containing protein, with amino-acid sequence MTNPTNLQRSRRSGSNEVPLQTRANTIVKSADHATPLEMRDITIRYGGGKGGAEAVSVVEGFDLTLHAGEMHCVAGRSGSGKTSILTVGAGLTLPTSGRVFWEGDSLESMGDDEIADRRRALIGYVDQGGALIDGMSALENVLLPAVPDGEVDQRRDMAKDLLDLVGLGRRMRHRPAQLSGGERQRVAIARALILGTRVLVVDEPTASLDRASANRIISILKDTTSDGIAVLVASHDHELVRLSDTLTELI; translated from the coding sequence ATGACAAACCCGACGAACCTCCAGCGCAGCCGCAGGAGCGGCTCCAACGAGGTCCCCCTGCAGACCCGGGCCAACACCATCGTCAAGTCGGCCGACCACGCCACCCCGCTGGAGATGCGCGACATCACCATCCGCTATGGCGGTGGAAAGGGCGGCGCCGAGGCCGTGAGCGTGGTGGAAGGCTTCGACCTGACCCTGCACGCCGGCGAAATGCACTGTGTGGCCGGCCGAAGCGGCTCCGGCAAGACCAGCATCCTGACCGTCGGCGCGGGACTCACCCTGCCGACGTCGGGCCGCGTTTTCTGGGAAGGCGATTCGCTCGAAAGCATGGGCGACGACGAAATCGCCGACCGCCGTCGTGCACTGATCGGTTATGTGGACCAGGGCGGTGCCCTGATCGACGGCATGAGCGCACTGGAGAACGTGCTCCTGCCTGCCGTTCCGGACGGCGAAGTGGACCAGCGGCGCGACATGGCCAAGGACCTCCTGGACCTGGTGGGCCTTGGCCGGCGGATGCGGCACCGTCCCGCCCAGCTGTCCGGCGGTGAACGGCAGCGCGTGGCGATCGCCCGCGCCCTGATCCTGGGCACCAGGGTCCTGGTGGTGGACGAGCCCACCGCCAGCCTGGACCGTGCCTCTGCCAACCGCATTATCAGTATCCTGAAGGACACCACCTCTGACGGGATCGCCGTCCTGGTGGCCTCCCACGACCACGAACTGGTCCGGCTGAGCGATACCCTGACAGAACTGATCTAG